The window cttttctttttcaaattatatacgaagcttttataattatttaactaattttatttaaataaaatggtttaataatatgaaagttggaaaaatatttgttgttgtaaaaattctattttgacttatatgaaaaattatttcatatttaatataatttttagaatactaatatttttctttaaaattttgatattggtTTTGCCTTTAACTTTTGGCTAAAACCAGAAACAAGAAGTTATTCCAAATGTGGTAAAATCTATGCTAGAATATTGAGCTACTATAAATAatcttttactcttttttttttttttttcaggggTTTATATATCCCTTTGATGATTACACGTGTATAGACCTACCAACTATATAGAAATTTTCCTACTCTGCTCAATAATGAATTGAGCCTCTTTAGTCTTTACCAAATTCTCTCTCCTCCTTTCATGTTTTTCTCcaaacaaatatcaaatataatttagtATCGATCCAAAATGAATTCATCATAGTCAAGAAAATTATATggaatcaaatatgaaaatataaaacttgaaaagatCCTAAATAAAGGAAATTCTTATATTGAAAGACTTGGGTAAGAGAAAATTATGTTGGTTCATACATTAAAATCTTATGAATTTTAGAAAAGTGAATTGGtgaataaaatcaaagaacttatttgaaaattattttttaaaatgagctTTTTATTCTCATCATTAACATGATGTTATAAATCAAAATGCCaacttagaaacataatccattCTTCTTCATTCAATGATATTTGGATCCATTTATGGGGAAGttcaaagtttttttctttaagttcCATAAAATGtctatttgaataattttatttaaggagattataacttaaaaaaaaaactctatttttatttataaaaaaattcttttatatttaataaaacatttattatactaatactttcttttaaaaattttggttttggcCTTACGTACAACTATTGgccaaaattagaaaaaggaaagttATTCCAAATGTggtaaaatcatttatttataaattacttCCATCTAACCTCCTAAATCATGCCACCATTTTCCCAAAGGATCATAGTGCAATATGACCAATAAAATTCCAGTTGcatttacttatatatatatatatatatagaaaaagatatattttataacattgaTAATGAAGATATTATGCAACActtttgaaatatgaaaaaggaCAATTGTAAAATGTATTCAATTGAAATGTTATGgcttaatataattttattgtacttataatttataaatattatttttatttactattaaagGTTGCCTCCTTAAGTAAAATGCTAGCTCccttaaagatgaaaatatagaaattttagATAGTTAAGAAATTATTATACGTTAATGTAAAGcacatgaattttataaaatgataaaccaaagatatagaaaataaagtaaatactATTATCGTCCACAAAAACTCTAAATAGTGTCTATGGATTGAATCATCTAAATCTTATTGTacacaaaaagaataaaaaaattacataatcaaAAGAAGTTTTTCAAGAGAAGTtcaaagaaattttcttttgatatttcaaGTCCTTCAAAATGTAAGGAAGACACCTTTTTATACTTTTCCTCGGGAGATGCGAAAaccatatgtatatataatactattttaattttaggaAAATGTTAAGATATGAAATCTATACCATATGAGGTTTTAATGTCGATCAATCATATCTATATTCACGGATGAGAGAAAATTATTTCACtatataataaagaatattacagagtgcaaaaccaaatacaactattagATTTCCGAAATATTTCATGTTTCCctactttttgtatttatacTCTATCACGAGCCCCTCTCGCTTCACCATAATAGACTATTttcatcttataactttttctagaatatttataaagatattcttaacaatttttcttattctatgagaaaatataatattataataatatatcaatttagaaaatattctatacaatattatttataaaaagaaatttttactaatttaaaatttgtgacACTTTTaaacctaaataaaaaatttaacattatGAATTCTATTCTTCATGGCACGATTTCTCATTTGAAAGACAAATCCAATGTGAAAAGATGTGTTTACAATTTCATTCTAACTCtcccaataataataatcacgTCTATTGCTCTTACTACTAAATTAAACCGGAAGTTATAtgcaatgttaaaaaaaaatattttggtaaagaaatataaatttttttttcttttgtcttggTAATAAtaattacccttttaaaattataattttgattttaattttaagttgtaaTTGTGGCAAGATTGATgtgatatgaaaaaaattatttctttttgacACAATGGAAAAAttatcactaaattatattcctttttttaaataaaaaatattatatttattcattgGTGCCTCTGCTTCCACCGTTCATAAGgatagaattaaaatatttataatttattccaCCACGTGAATTCGTTatcatattttagaaattaattaaaataatgcaatttgacaaaatgaatcataatttatGCCATTATATTTAGACTTTGGAGGTGCAGAAGGGTTCATCCTGTCTCCACGAACCAGAGAAATGTCCGGTACAGCCGGCGGCAAAGTCCGTAAATGGCCGGATCTTCCATGGAAGGTCCGACTCTTCGTCACAGCCTTCGGGTTCCTCACAGATGCTTCTTTCCGACGTAATGGCAAAGTTAACCGCTGTCTTATTAACCTCATTGATTGCAAAGTCCCCCCCTCCGACAGGCCAGTTAACGGCGTCACCACCTCCGACACCACAGTCGACCCCTCCCGGAACCTCTGGTACCGCTACTTCGTTCCTAGCGCAGCCGAGGCTGGCAGGATGCTTCCCGTTGTCGTCTACTTCCACGGTGGCGGATTCGTGATGCTCTCCCCGAGCTCCCAGCTCTTCGACGACCTCTGCCGCCTCCTCGCCAGAGAACTCCCCGCCGTTATTGTCTCCGTCAACTACCGCCTCGCCCCAGAGCACCGCTGCCCAGCTTCGTATGAAGACGGCGTCGACGTCCTCAGATTCATCGACGAAAAACCCCCCGCCAACGCCGATCTAACCCGCTGCTTCATCGTAGGAGACAGCGCCGGCGGCAACATCGCTCACCACGTGACTGCCAGAGCCGGGGAGCACAACTTACGAAACTTGAACATCGCGGGAGTCATCCCGATACAGCCATATTTCGGCGGAGAAGAGAGAACAGTATCCGAAATTCAGCTCGAGGGAGCTCCGCTAGTGTCCATGAAGCGCACGGACTGGTGCTGGAAGGCGTTTCTGCCGGAGGGGTCGGATCGAGACCATCCGGCGGCGAATGTATTCGGGCCGAACTCGAGCGATATATCGGGGTTGAGATTTCCGAAAAGTTTGGTGTTCATGGGAGGCTTTGATCCATTGAGAGACTGGCAGAAGAGGTATTGTGGAGGACTGAAAAGCAACGGAAAAGAAGTGAGGGAGGCTGATTATCCAAACGCCATGCACTCCTTTTATGCTTTCCCTGAACTGCCTGAATCTACTCTATTTCTGAGGGAGCTTCAAGATTTCATTTATCctcaataatttttcttttgattttgcaTACCTGTACATTATTTTTTTGGGCGTGCTTCTTGGATTAATTTCACTAGTGTGTTTTGTTCAATAAATCGAGCGAATAAATTAAGGAGGTTGTtcgatattttatatcattattattgttattattattattattatttttacaaaaataagaattttctattatttaaaaatttataatttgtcaTCGCCTTGTAAGAAATTGTAAGGAAATATAACATCTTCTCTTCTAACATGGAGAGACTATTATGAGATGAGTTGAAGTAGGAAAGTGATGTGTACTTCAAAATTGTTATCATCCAATGAAAAATGATATTCTAGAAAGCATACCGTTTAGtaggaaaatttgagagaaaatacaattaaaaaaaaaatagaaaggaaaagtagaaggtaagaaaaaaatgaaagaaaataaaaaatcaccaATATTTTGATCCACATCCGTAACACAATACTTCCATTGTTCCAATAGATTTCTTTCAGCCTCTAAAGGGATGTTGGTCCTCTCAACAATCCAACATTCAATCTTATGAATTCTTTCTTGATATATTGTGGATAGTAGGGTAAGTTAGTTGATTCTCTCGGTGCCCAATCCTGAATGGGTTAAGGGAAGgtttatatagatatataggTTTAAGAGGTCAGTATCTagaatttaccaaaaaaattattcatgaattttcaaagatgaattttgCTATATTATGAGAAATTCTAGATAATTGGTCAAACACAATTAACCATTGCTCAAGCATCTTGAGCGGCTGAGCGTTGGATAAGCACTTGAGCGGTTCCAATGTTTGAGCATTGGTTTCATCGCTTGAGCATCCTCTACTTTTTCCAAAACattaattcaacaatttttagttcatagaaaaaaatatcaattcacTTTAAGCCTTTAGTTACCGAATTTGCTACTAAATAAACGTTTTTAGACTTGTAACTTTCTAATTGAGCCAACAACAATTTTGGATATTAAgtggaaaattagatttttaaaaataataaattttcaaaataattaaaaaaaactttcctaCCAATTTCTACTTTTAAAAGGACAAAAGTGATTGATGATTATatatttcaaacttttctaccaatttcaactttcaaataGATGAAAGTGATTGATGATTGTatatttcaaacttttctaCCAATTTCAACTTTCCATTTaatttcaactttcaaataGATGAAAGTGATTGAAGATTATatatttcaaacttttctaCCAATTTCTACTTTCAAATAGATGACAGTGATTGACCATTatccttttaaaatatttttattaaaattaatgaataacttcatttttttcataattttaatgaaatgacttttctttattttatttttttgaaacattaaGTGGTTAAAAATgaacttaaataattatttaaaaaaggcttaaaattgttatgaaatatgataatttattatatagtgAATGGTTGTCTTTattgatataaattaatttctccCTAACTCTCTATAAAAGGAGAGACTTGCTatagaaatattattatattttctttgagtattccaattctttctctttttgttcCTTCTAATTCTTTTATCTTACAACATGTTTAAGTACAACACTTTAACCAATGATttgaaatatcatttattttttgaagatttttgtcTCAAACTATATGGGAAgatatatcataatataaatttttttccataattattATAATCGTATTGTCTTATTTTGTTGAAAGATcacacaaattttaattattcataatttgaaACTATGTAAAACTAAATACTAAAAGTCATGTAGTAAGAAGCCATATAGAAAATATTGTGTTATTATGCACAAAAGGAAgctattattagtattattcatGACAAAAAGTTATTAGTTTTATCAAAATATGTTGTTATCATGTAAAGTTAAAAAgctatataattattattcataactaaaagttatgaaaaaataaaaaattatataaaaaatatattattataattaaaattatgcatAGTCAGAAGCTATATAATTGTTGTTATTCATTattagaagttatgaaaaaacataataatgacGTTCTTCATACTGGTTAAGAGATATGTCAAAGTTGTTAATATGCATTTTATATAGCAAAAAACTATACTGGTATAACTTGAAGCTACACAAGAATTGTTAATAGTCAAAGGCTAAAGTCAATATATGTTTGAATTGAATGCAATTTCATTTCCTAAAgcaaatgtaatttttttcctaGAAATGAATGCAAATATCCTTCCTTAATTGTTAATATTaaagtgaaacttgacataacaaaataaattacacCATATTACTAGAAGTGACACAATATTAAGAATTATTATGGGTGTAATATGACAAAGTATTGGTCATATATCTTGCGTACACCTAAATAATTAGTTGACTTTTACAAGGtcttaaaaaaagtaaaaagaagatgaaaagggATTTCTTTAAATGTTCTTatgaaaacttgattttctagaaaatgaTGAGCATATTCTTATTAATTgatgttatattatatatttcaattacatttattatattattttaatttgcgaaatatgttttatgtttttctcaTATACTTTTCATAGATGAAAGAGTTAAATACACCTTATTCCTCCAATCTTTTACTTGTCTTCTCACATTGAAAATCCAACACTATGCCCCTAAATTTGTTAAAGAGTAacatttcaatattatttacaaaCCCTTCATAGATTATAAAAGGGATTAATCTCTTTCTCACTATGATTTGAACACTAGTTCGTATTTGGGTATAACCAAATTTGAATTAGTAGCCTTGAAGCAGAATTTCCCAAACacttatgaaatattttagccACCAGTTTTGATTTTTGACTTTTGAGAAATATTCTCATGACTATTCATAATTTTTGCATATAAGTGTGTAGTGTGGCATCTTCAAACTTGGACAACAAGtgattttctttgtatttcaactttatttctTCACTTAACAAATTATTCATTCACCTTTGAGAGCAAAGTACTACTTCTAATACCTTGAAAGGTAAAATATTGGATTTTGAATACGAGGGAGCAAAGTgtaaaagatacaaaaaattaaagggATACAATGTATTTAGTCCTATATGAAATTACATATGCTATTTCAAGATAAACGAGAAAGATTTGTGTCTTGTAGACTATGCAATCACTCACATAATTCTTTAAGGTGAAATATACTTTTTTCAATCTAAGATTAGCAAAGGTTAATGATAGTACTATATCATGTTATCAAATGAGAttagattttatagaaaataatgttttatattataacaaatccaaaagaatttttttttagttttaaagatatccatAGAAATGtgtatcatattgaaactatcaatgaatgtattataaaatatatttacattacTTCTATTATTTCTACCTAGAAGCATGTGTAAAAGCTCTTGGCTTTTATGTAACAATATCAAATGAGACTAGATTTTATATAAATGATGTTTTATATTAGAGcaaatccaaaagaaatttcTCAGATTTAAAGATATCCATAGAAATGTGTAtcatattgaaattatgaataatgTACTATAGAATATATTTACATTACTCCTATTATTTCTACCTAAAAGCATGTGGAAAAGCTTTTGGAAAGCCCTTTAAATTTGAACACTCCCCCAAGGTGAGAGTTTCAAGAGAGCTCAAATTGCAAAAGCTCTCCGGAAGACTTCTTAGTCTTTTGCCATAAGACAAATCTAGGTGTTGAAGAGCCTTTAGATGTCCAATTGAGGATGGAAGCTCTTCTATTCCTGTAGCACTCAAATCAATCTCTCTTAGCTTACTCATAATCTCCTTTGATTTCTGGAAAGCCCTTTAAATATGAACACCCCTCCAAGATGAGAGTTTCAAGAGAGCTCAAATTGCAAATGCTCTCCGCAAGACTTCTTAGGCTTTTGCAATAAGACAAATCTAGGTGTTGAAGAGCCTTTAGATGTCCAATTGAGGATGGAAGCTCTTCTATTCCTGTAGCACTCAAATCAATCTCTCTTAGCTTACTCATATCTCCTTTGATTGCAGGAAAACTCTCAAGGCTCTCGCACCCTATCATATTCAAGAAAACAATTAGTTAATAAACTTTATCCTCTAACTTATATCATACAACCATAAAAActtattgaatcatatgttatTGTGAACCATAAGTTCACAAAGGcaaacatttttatactttatcaTGACTTGTTAAGCCAGCTGGGGTCCTCAATGATGCGTCAAATAGTAGGACATTCACATgtgtatttattaaaaaattagaggctttttttccttaatgaatATTCAATATGCTACTTACTTATAAGGCAAATTGATAATTGTACTATCTTTTACTAAAGTTGTATTCAAGTTActaatctttttaaaaagaatacatgaggacatatgtgggcctatccaCCCCACCATTCAGacaaactcatttatttaatgGTCTTAATTGGTGCCTTTACTAGGCGGTCGCACGTTTGTCTTATTTTTACACATAACGTTGCCATTGTTAGGTTcgttaaataaataatttgattgtGAGAACAATTTCCAAATTATCGAATCAAGTTAATAATCTTGATAATGTTGgtgaatttacttctcaaataCTTATTAACTATTGTATGTTAGTTGGGATTAATATTGAACATCCTACTTGTACTCATATCTAAAAAAGTTACTTTTCataatccaaataaataaataaatacaccattttccttccttttaaattaaaaaaaaccaatatggaAATAGGTTATACTTTATCTTCTCACTTATTATCAAAACTCGCATTGGATCTAATTCTACCTATTGCAAATGCAACtgtgaagaaaatattttttgttatgaataTTGTAAAGAATCGATTGCTAAATCGAATATGAGATCAATGAATGAACAATCATTTACTTATATATGTAGAGAAAGATATATTTGATAACAATGATAATGAAACTATTATgcaaaacttttaaaatataaaaactcatCAAAGAcagttataaaatatattcaattaaaatgttattgatcaataaattgttttgtacttataatttataaatattattatttttattattaatggTTGCCTCCTTAAGTAAAATGGCTTTGCCACCCatgaaatattgaatttttagaTACTTAAGAAATTATTATACGTTAATATAAAacacataaattttataaaatgataaaccaaagatatagaaaataaaataaatatgggtGTCAACTATCAGTAATTATTCCAACATACAATCTTAACTCTAAGTAGTGTCTATTGATTGAATCATCTAAATCTTATTgttcaaaaaagggaaaaaaaaaataatcaaaagaaGTTTTTTTGAGGGAAGTtcaaagaaattttcttttgatatttcaagtatataatactatttttaatttaattattaatttaatttaattttagcttttaaataacattattaagttatttcatcaaatacatttaatagaactaataatttaaattaaatggCTAAATCATATCAATTTACCCAACTAATCCAATGAGTATTtgactaattaaaaaatgtaacatATGATAGAAGATCAAGTATCAAGaagatttcttttattattataaaaatgtctTTATTCTCACCTGCACTCATTCCTAAGCCCcgcaattttttaattttttctaggaattaaatcagtttgataaaataatattaaatttctcaCATGATTAAGCTCGTCTATTATTTAAACATAAACAAAAGTTAAagttaataatataacattgTCACATTGGAGGAAAAGATCATCAAtgtcaatcattttttttttttaatttctaaaaaaacaccTTAGAGAAGTGTAGTGGGAGACTCCTTCCATCCCTCCTTCCTTGTATCTTTTCTGACCTCTGTGTTAGAAAGGAGTTTGACTCGTGTTCAAATCAagtttaagataaaaaaaattcaaactttttttgACTTTGCTTTTTGAGAAGACCCCATTTTTTAAAGGTTgcttttcttgtaattttatcGATCAAaggaactttttattttaattttatgtaacgaaactttttaaacattaaaagtggcattttaaatattttttatttattttaatatcggGAAAATGTTAAGATATAGAATCTATATCcttcaaaacttcaaatttgaGCCACtgcatgataaaatttatattattggattaaggtataaataaatcaaattaaggtATAAAGGTTgagataaatataattaaaatataaaaaaataagaccTGAATACGTTATATGACACAAAATAAGACCTGACTATTAAAACTTGAATATGTTATATGACACCATCTAATTGGTATCGATGTCTTTTTGATATAGTATGGAGAATGTTTTATTTAGTCCCGTAGCATGTTTACCCTTaagttatatttaattagtagaataaaaataggatatgatatgtatattataagatattatataccattgaataaaaaatatatattttatgatatgattttaaaaaagatatgatatttttaaatattatattcaataGAAATGATATTCTAATATAATAAATCCAATGGAATATGATAtgttatgtttatatatattttataaaatgaataaaaaaataaaataaaatatctatattaCATTTCACAATTTATCTTAGATttgattgaatataaaataaaatcagtGGTGGGATaacttattttatcttatcaaccaaatatatgataaaatatattatcctttttttttattatatcttaTGTTATATTCTATCAATGACCttaatttcatataattaaGATCATATATCAATGAATATTATCCTCTCTCTCATCTTATTTCatgatatattattaaatatgactttaatttctataacaaaaatatttaaatataaaaaattaatatttaaaattatgaattttatttttcataacttgaTTTCCTATTAGGAAAATTTGAGATAAATTCAACGTGAAAAGACGCTCCTATTACCAAAACTAGAAGTTATGTGCAAccacaaacatatttttagtgaagaatagaagaaaattttcttttgatttggcAATAAtaattacccttttaaaatt is drawn from Vitis riparia cultivar Riparia Gloire de Montpellier isolate 1030 chromosome 18, EGFV_Vit.rip_1.0, whole genome shotgun sequence and contains these coding sequences:
- the LOC117905827 gene encoding probable carboxylesterase 18, coding for MSGTAGGKVRKWPDLPWKVRLFVTAFGFLTDASFRRNGKVNRCLINLIDCKVPPSDRPVNGVTTSDTTVDPSRNLWYRYFVPSAAEAGRMLPVVVYFHGGGFVMLSPSSQLFDDLCRLLARELPAVIVSVNYRLAPEHRCPASYEDGVDVLRFIDEKPPANADLTRCFIVGDSAGGNIAHHVTARAGEHNLRNLNIAGVIPIQPYFGGEERTVSEIQLEGAPLVSMKRTDWCWKAFLPEGSDRDHPAANVFGPNSSDISGLRFPKSLVFMGGFDPLRDWQKRYCGGLKSNGKEVREADYPNAMHSFYAFPELPESTLFLRELQDFIYPQ